A window of the Thermus albus genome harbors these coding sequences:
- a CDS encoding EamA family transporter, whose amino-acid sequence MIHIALAALLWGLGGALAGRFMGEIPPSVLIPLRFLLSFLLLLPLVLRFPPAATEWPRLVQVGLALSGAQAFYYLAIHATTVATGIFLQYLAPALLTLYALLRRERLPGKALLGVALALLGAYVLVVGSKGFAASPVGVAYGLLSALSFALYAAFSQGLKTPPLVSLGVATGVGSLLSLPVLLTHLSQILALRPGDWGAVGYLVVLGTVVPFGLFLLGVRTVPARKATLIAMLEPVAGALFAWPLAGEPLSLEALLGGTLILLGVALNRR is encoded by the coding sequence GTGATCCACATCGCCTTAGCCGCCCTCCTCTGGGGCCTGGGTGGGGCCCTGGCCGGGCGGTTCATGGGAGAGATCCCCCCTTCGGTCCTCATTCCCTTGCGCTTTCTCCTCAGCTTCCTCCTGCTCCTTCCCCTGGTGCTTCGCTTCCCCCCGGCCGCCACGGAGTGGCCTAGGCTTGTTCAAGTGGGCCTGGCCCTTTCCGGAGCCCAGGCCTTTTACTACCTGGCCATCCACGCCACCACCGTGGCCACGGGAATCTTCCTCCAGTACCTGGCCCCGGCCCTCCTCACCCTCTACGCCCTCCTAAGGAGGGAAAGGCTTCCCGGCAAGGCGCTTTTGGGCGTGGCCCTAGCCCTTTTGGGGGCCTATGTGCTGGTGGTGGGGTCCAAGGGTTTCGCGGCAAGCCCCGTGGGGGTGGCTTATGGACTCCTTTCCGCCCTTTCCTTCGCCCTTTATGCGGCCTTTTCCCAGGGGCTAAAAACCCCGCCCCTGGTGAGCCTAGGCGTGGCCACAGGGGTGGGAAGCCTCCTTTCCCTACCGGTACTCTTGACCCACCTGTCCCAGATACTGGCCCTAAGGCCTGGGGACTGGGGGGCGGTGGGCTATCTGGTGGTCTTGGGCACGGTGGTGCCCTTTGGCCTTTTCCTCCTTGGGGTGCGCACGGTACCCGCCCGCAAGGCAACCCTCATCGCCATGCTGGAGCCGGTGGCGGGGGCGCTTTTCGCCTGGCCCCTGGCGGGGGAGCCCCTGAGCCTCGAGGCCCTCTTGGGCGGCACCCTCATCCTCCTCGGGGTCGCCCTGAACCGGAGGTGA